From a single Candidatus Defluviilinea gracilis genomic region:
- a CDS encoding HAMP domain-containing protein, with protein sequence MQFIATLLTRLAYIDSPSLAGWLVWVGLAGLLVFLLSSWRKYHSKISQRNMWVFIALAFLTPITTLFLGLEFSSGGALPVPGIPAQAPGSTVMIFSAIPWTLAGGLLGPFAGAGLGVLGGLLRGVWDTHSIFSIIEFGILGAAFAANTHQRYRTPLYTLLRQPLFNVFILTLIHALLFIVGAVTSVSASSAERLDYAFSNVGAASFAFGIEMLIAGFAAQVISTVFPRLWGGRSALQPSPAEKSIETRFVSGAGAIISTLLILLLVGAWVVAGSAARGLLEDRLASAAQLSAQAIPQFLESGQSLSSQIASDPRLAQASDGELQAALGELIRSAAFFNQLAVVDVSTALPLTSYPAEPAFQLTDGETAGLPLLSQGILNQQLALPPSDPGGPARISFIAGIPNSTRALIARTDLNTNPTLRSLTLTLNGMTELNGSGVLLDEHGIILHHSQTDLIFSQYPGARKDSPTFFDETSPNGARQLVYYQPVFGYPWAVVVTAPARQAQQIALDIALPIALMILLLGAIALIALSISLRTVTASLQDLAAEAKYISTGKLDRPLAASGEDELSDLRNAFEHMRASLQARMDELNRLLVVSRGAASSLTLGEALHPVLEAIVANGATSARMILSREFLPPDTPYRFADGLEQDVYMHLDHQIVALTETQERVVMATVAGNRILLIDPNLPRPESLIALALRHENRYYGTLWAAYDKQHIFTESDLKFMSTLASQAALAVAKIRLFMTVETSRRQLEAILNSTPDPILVTDAANRLILANPAAGQALGVIIRPGERADTERTIQVKALHDILRASSTEQISAEIAMPDGRTYLAMTSPMIADEKITGRVCVLRDVTQLKEIDQLKSDFVATVSHDLRSPLTLMRGYATMLEMAGALNDQQKNYARMIVQGVDNMAKLVNNLLDLGRIEFGVGLQVETVPVLDILERVTGDLQMQAKQKNISLGVELPRDLPHAIEADQALLHQALYNLVENAIKYTPEGGAVTVHVDPRPDGSLIFAVQDSGIGISEEDRKRLFEKFYRGTNRDALMQRGTGLGLAIVKSIAERHGGKAWVESELGKGSVFFLQIP encoded by the coding sequence ATGCAGTTCATTGCGACCTTGCTGACGCGCCTGGCATACATCGATTCGCCCTCGCTGGCTGGGTGGCTGGTCTGGGTTGGGCTGGCGGGACTGCTCGTCTTTCTCCTATCGAGTTGGCGCAAATATCATTCGAAGATTTCACAGCGCAATATGTGGGTTTTCATCGCGCTTGCGTTTCTCACGCCCATCACAACGTTATTCCTCGGGTTGGAATTCTCATCAGGCGGAGCATTACCTGTGCCTGGCATTCCGGCTCAGGCGCCCGGTTCTACCGTGATGATCTTCTCCGCAATCCCGTGGACGTTGGCAGGCGGCTTGCTCGGTCCTTTTGCGGGAGCCGGCTTGGGCGTCTTAGGCGGGCTCTTGCGCGGCGTGTGGGATACGCATTCTATTTTTTCCATTATTGAATTTGGAATCCTCGGCGCGGCGTTCGCGGCAAACACACACCAGCGTTATCGCACCCCGCTCTATACCCTGCTTCGCCAGCCGCTCTTCAACGTTTTTATTCTCACCCTGATCCACGCGCTCTTGTTTATCGTCGGCGCGGTCACCAGCGTGTCGGCGTCGTCGGCGGAGCGACTCGACTACGCCTTCAGCAATGTGGGCGCGGCAAGTTTTGCTTTCGGCATCGAAATGCTCATCGCCGGGTTCGCCGCGCAGGTAATCTCTACGGTGTTCCCGAGGCTGTGGGGCGGGCGCAGCGCCTTGCAACCTTCGCCCGCCGAAAAGAGCATCGAGACGCGTTTTGTTTCCGGCGCGGGGGCGATCATCTCAACCCTGCTCATCTTGCTCCTCGTTGGCGCGTGGGTGGTGGCAGGCTCAGCCGCGCGCGGTTTGCTCGAAGACCGGCTCGCCAGCGCGGCGCAATTGAGCGCGCAAGCCATCCCGCAGTTTTTAGAATCGGGGCAAAGCCTCTCCTCGCAAATCGCATCCGACCCGCGCCTCGCGCAAGCAAGCGACGGCGAACTGCAAGCCGCTCTCGGCGAACTTATTCGCTCGGCGGCGTTTTTCAATCAGCTCGCTGTGGTGGATGTTTCCACAGCCTTGCCACTGACGAGTTACCCGGCGGAACCAGCCTTTCAACTGACAGACGGGGAAACTGCGGGACTCCCGCTTCTTTCGCAGGGGATTCTGAATCAACAACTTGCGCTTCCTCCCTCCGACCCCGGCGGACCCGCCCGCATCTCGTTCATCGCCGGCATCCCCAACTCTACCCGCGCCCTCATCGCCCGCACCGATCTCAACACAAATCCCACGCTTCGCTCGCTGACGCTCACCCTCAACGGGATGACCGAATTGAACGGCTCGGGCGTTCTGCTGGATGAACACGGGATTATCCTTCACCATTCGCAAACCGACCTGATCTTTAGCCAGTATCCCGGTGCGCGCAAAGACTCTCCAACTTTTTTCGATGAAACCTCGCCAAATGGCGCGCGGCAATTGGTGTATTACCAGCCGGTGTTTGGGTACCCATGGGCGGTGGTGGTGACAGCGCCTGCGCGGCAGGCGCAACAGATTGCGCTCGATATCGCCCTGCCCATCGCGTTGATGATCCTCCTGCTTGGCGCCATTGCCCTGATCGCGTTGAGTATCAGTTTACGCACAGTGACCGCATCTCTGCAAGACCTCGCCGCCGAAGCGAAATACATCTCCACCGGCAAACTGGACCGCCCGCTTGCCGCCTCGGGTGAAGACGAACTCAGCGACCTGCGTAACGCCTTCGAACACATGCGCGCCAGCTTGCAAGCCCGCATGGATGAACTCAACCGCCTGCTGGTTGTCAGCCGGGGGGCGGCTTCGAGCCTCACATTGGGCGAAGCCCTGCATCCGGTGCTGGAAGCCATCGTGGCAAACGGCGCCACTTCTGCCCGCATGATTTTAAGCCGTGAATTCCTCCCTCCGGATACGCCCTACCGCTTTGCCGACGGACTGGAACAGGATGTGTACATGCACCTCGATCATCAGATCGTGGCGCTCACCGAAACTCAGGAACGGGTGGTGATGGCAACTGTGGCTGGGAACCGCATTCTACTCATCGACCCGAACCTGCCGCGCCCTGAATCGTTGATCGCGCTGGCGTTGCGCCATGAAAACCGATACTATGGAACGCTCTGGGCGGCGTACGATAAACAGCACATCTTCACCGAGTCGGATCTGAAGTTCATGTCCACGTTGGCGAGTCAGGCGGCGCTGGCGGTGGCAAAGATTCGCCTCTTTATGACGGTGGAGACCAGTCGTCGTCAATTGGAGGCAATCCTCAATTCCACGCCGGACCCGATCCTCGTCACCGATGCGGCGAACCGCCTCATTTTGGCGAACCCGGCCGCCGGTCAGGCATTAGGCGTGATCATCCGTCCCGGTGAGCGCGCGGATACCGAGAGGACGATCCAGGTAAAAGCGTTGCACGATATCCTGCGCGCCTCCTCCACCGAGCAGATTTCGGCAGAGATCGCCATGCCGGATGGCAGGACGTATCTCGCCATGACCTCGCCCATGATCGCGGACGAGAAGATCACCGGGCGCGTGTGCGTTCTGCGCGATGTGACGCAACTGAAGGAGATCGATCAGCTTAAATCGGATTTTGTCGCGACGGTGAGTCATGACCTGCGTTCACCGCTCACGTTGATGCGCGGGTATGCCACCATGCTTGAAATGGCGGGCGCCTTGAACGACCAGCAGAAAAATTATGCGCGCATGATCGTGCAGGGCGTGGATAATATGGCGAAATTGGTCAACAACCTGCTAGACCTCGGGCGCATCGAGTTTGGCGTGGGCTTGCAAGTGGAGACTGTCCCCGTGCTCGATATCCTCGAGCGCGTAACCGGCGACTTGCAAATGCAAGCCAAACAGAAGAACATCTCGCTGGGGGTGGAACTGCCACGCGACCTGCCCCATGCCATCGAAGCCGATCAGGCATTGTTGCATCAGGCGTTATACAACCTTGTCGAAAACGCGATCAAGTACACTCCCGAAGGGGGCGCGGTCACCGTTCATGTGGATCCGCGACCCGACGGTTCGTTGATCTTCGCCGTGCAAGACAGCGGCATCGGTATTTCGGAGGAGGATCGCAAACGCTTGTTCGAAAAGTTCTATCGCGGCACCAACCGCGACGCGCTCATGCAACGCGGCACCGGGCTGGGGCTGGCTATTGTCAAATCCATCGCGGAGAGGCACGGCGGCAAGGCATGGGTGGAAAGCGAACTGGGGAAGGGAAGCGTTTTCTTTTTGCAGATCCCCTGA
- a CDS encoding APC family permease, with protein sequence MSHHKNTASTQFIRRTAKHPSSSLSHYLLGRPLSTADAAHETIGKSVGLAVFAADALSSTAYATQEVLVILAGAGTLAFGYVFPISIVIVALLAIVVLSYEQIIHAYPGGGGAYIVASDNLGKIPALVAAAALLTDYILTVSVSISSGVAQIVSAYPQLFDYRVAMSVFFVVLIMVINLRGVRESGAAFAIPSYFFIVMMLFLIGTGLFRLATGSLGAVVNPPEIEHVDELTGISLFLLLHAFSSGTTAMTGVEAISNGITAFKEPRSKNAGITLIWMACVLGVLFIGISFLTREIQAVPSETETVISQLARTIFNGQGILYLGAILGTTVILILAANTAFAGFPRLSALLAGDGFMPRQLTYRGSRLVYSYGIIALGVAASILIIIFQASVTRLIPLYAIGVFLSFTLAQAGMTRRWWRSGKLDKTVQPEDHNRPHPLHYDKRWFVKMISNALGALCTALVVGVFAVTKFHDGAWIVLILTPILIGIFLWIHRHYANMASRLSLENYGEPPPYNARHRVIVPISGVHRGTLAALRYARMLSDDVTAVHVSMEPEDTEKAQHKWAKWGRGTRLVILDSPYRLFVEPLLSYINEILSSRQPNETITIVVPHFVAETKLHNALHMQTAELLRRELLETPGVVITEVPYQIP encoded by the coding sequence ATGAGCCATCACAAAAATACAGCCTCCACTCAGTTCATCCGCCGAACGGCAAAACATCCCTCTTCAAGCCTCAGTCATTATTTGTTAGGGCGCCCTCTCTCCACAGCCGACGCGGCGCATGAGACCATCGGCAAAAGCGTGGGGCTGGCAGTCTTTGCGGCAGACGCGCTATCCTCCACCGCCTATGCCACGCAGGAAGTTCTGGTTATTCTCGCCGGCGCGGGGACGCTTGCCTTCGGTTATGTTTTTCCCATTTCCATTGTGATCGTCGCGTTGCTCGCCATTGTGGTGCTGTCCTACGAACAGATCATCCACGCTTATCCCGGTGGCGGCGGCGCATACATTGTCGCCTCGGATAATCTTGGGAAAATCCCGGCGCTGGTTGCCGCGGCGGCATTGCTCACCGATTACATCCTGACCGTTTCTGTGTCCATTTCCTCCGGTGTGGCGCAGATCGTTTCGGCATACCCGCAATTGTTCGATTATCGAGTCGCCATGTCGGTATTCTTTGTCGTCCTGATCATGGTGATCAACCTGCGCGGCGTGAGAGAATCGGGGGCGGCATTTGCCATTCCGAGTTATTTCTTCATTGTGATGATGTTGTTCTTGATCGGGACCGGGCTTTTCCGTTTGGCGACCGGTTCGCTTGGCGCGGTGGTCAACCCGCCGGAGATCGAACACGTGGATGAACTGACCGGGATCAGCCTGTTCTTATTGCTCCATGCTTTTTCAAGCGGCACCACCGCCATGACCGGCGTGGAAGCCATCTCGAACGGCATTACGGCTTTCAAAGAACCGCGCAGTAAAAACGCCGGCATCACTTTGATCTGGATGGCTTGTGTTCTGGGCGTCCTTTTCATCGGCATTTCTTTCCTCACGAGAGAAATTCAAGCCGTGCCGTCTGAAACAGAAACCGTCATCTCGCAACTTGCCCGGACGATCTTCAACGGGCAGGGGATTCTGTATTTAGGCGCAATTCTCGGCACAACCGTCATTCTCATCCTTGCCGCGAATACCGCTTTTGCCGGGTTCCCACGTTTAAGCGCCCTGCTTGCCGGTGACGGGTTCATGCCGCGCCAACTGACTTACCGCGGAAGCCGCCTTGTCTATTCATACGGGATCATCGCGTTGGGGGTGGCGGCATCCATTCTCATTATCATCTTTCAAGCGAGCGTAACGCGCCTCATTCCACTCTATGCCATTGGCGTATTTCTATCGTTCACACTGGCGCAGGCAGGCATGACCCGGCGCTGGTGGCGTTCGGGGAAATTGGATAAGACGGTTCAACCCGAAGATCACAATCGTCCGCATCCTTTGCATTACGACAAAAGATGGTTCGTCAAGATGATCAGCAACGCATTGGGCGCGCTCTGCACCGCGCTGGTGGTCGGCGTATTTGCGGTGACAAAGTTCCATGACGGGGCATGGATCGTCTTAATTCTCACTCCCATTTTGATCGGGATCTTTCTGTGGATTCACCGTCACTACGCCAATATGGCAAGCCGTCTCTCGCTGGAAAATTACGGCGAGCCGCCGCCCTATAACGCGCGCCATCGCGTGATCGTGCCGATCAGCGGCGTGCATCGCGGCACGCTTGCGGCTCTGCGGTATGCGCGGATGTTGTCGGACGATGTGACCGCCGTGCATGTTTCGATGGAGCCGGAGGACACGGAAAAGGCGCAACATAAATGGGCAAAATGGGGACGCGGAACGCGCCTCGTCATCCTTGATTCGCCTTACCGCCTCTTCGTGGAGCCGTTGCTGAGTTATATCAATGAGATTTTATCCAGCCGCCAACCCAACGAAACCATCACCATTGTTGTTCCGCATTTTGTGGCGGAGACGAAACTCCATAACGCGCTTCATATGCAGACCGCCGAACTATTGCGCCGCGAACTGCTCGAAACCCCCGGCGTGGTGATCACCGAAGTCCCCTATCAAATCCCTTAG
- a CDS encoding APC family permease produces MLSPEKKQTEILRRQSDYQPPRSLSHWFIGRPLSTADAPHQTIGKRVGLAVFASDALSSTAYATQEILGVLTVAGAVALSFVFPISIAIVILLLIVTISYEQTIHAYPGGGGAYIVSRDNLGESAAQVAGAALLMDYILTVAVSISSGVAQIVSAYPALDAHRVVLGVAAVFIVMLVNLRGVKESGAAFAIPTYFFVVMMFITTGLGLFRYFNGSLGTVIDPPEVHLIHTLAPVTAFLLLHAFANGTTALTGVEAISNGITAFKEPRSRNAGITLIWMSIILGALFLSISFLTGQIGGVFSEEETIISQLTRTVYDGRGLMYLGTMAATTVILLMAANTAFADFPRLSALAAGDGFLPRQLTFRGSRLVYSNGIVTLSVIASILIILFKASVTLLIPLYAIGVFLSFTLSQSGMARRWWKIGRLKEGEEIVEQGSTLKYEAGWRHKMFINGFGAVCTAVVMIVFAVTKFREGAWIVLILIPLLVTIFFTIHRHYKELAKYLSLDKFGGLPRRQSRHRVIMPVSSVHQGTLEALRYAKLLSDDVTAIHVSIDPAETEKVQKKWKLWGEGTRLVILDSPFRLFVEPLLDYIEDILERRQANETITVVVPEFIPSKRWHNALHMRTADLLRQELLSKHNVIVTDVPYQVYKEEKE; encoded by the coding sequence ATGTTAAGCCCGGAAAAAAAACAAACAGAAATCTTAAGGCGGCAAAGCGACTACCAGCCGCCGCGTTCCCTAAGTCATTGGTTTATTGGAAGACCGTTATCCACAGCCGACGCGCCTCACCAGACTATCGGTAAGCGTGTGGGGCTGGCAGTGTTCGCGTCGGATGCGCTGTCGTCCACCGCCTATGCCACGCAGGAAATCCTGGGCGTGCTGACGGTGGCGGGCGCGGTCGCGCTTTCGTTCGTATTCCCCATTTCCATTGCCATCGTCATCCTCTTGTTGATCGTCACGATCTCCTACGAACAGACGATTCACGCCTACCCCGGTGGAGGCGGCGCCTATATCGTTTCAAGGGATAACCTGGGCGAATCTGCGGCGCAGGTGGCGGGCGCGGCGCTTCTCATGGATTACATTTTGACCGTCGCGGTGTCCATCTCCTCGGGCGTGGCGCAGATCGTATCCGCTTATCCGGCGCTCGACGCTCATCGCGTTGTGTTGGGTGTGGCGGCGGTTTTTATCGTCATGCTGGTCAACTTGCGAGGGGTGAAAGAATCAGGCGCGGCGTTCGCCATTCCAACTTATTTCTTTGTCGTCATGATGTTCATCACAACCGGACTGGGACTGTTCCGTTATTTCAACGGCTCGTTGGGAACTGTGATCGATCCCCCCGAAGTTCATCTGATACACACGCTGGCGCCGGTCACCGCGTTTCTGTTGTTGCACGCGTTCGCCAACGGCACAACCGCGCTCACCGGGGTGGAAGCCATCTCGAACGGCATTACCGCGTTCAAGGAACCCCGCAGTCGGAACGCGGGCATCACTTTGATCTGGATGTCGATCATCCTTGGCGCGCTATTCCTCAGCATTTCCTTTCTCACCGGTCAGATCGGCGGCGTGTTCTCCGAAGAGGAAACGATCATCTCTCAACTCACACGCACCGTCTATGATGGGCGCGGACTCATGTATCTTGGCACGATGGCGGCTACAACCGTGATCTTGCTCATGGCGGCAAATACGGCGTTTGCAGATTTTCCGCGTTTGAGCGCGCTCGCCGCCGGCGACGGTTTCTTGCCGCGTCAACTCACGTTTCGCGGAAGCCGCCTCGTGTATTCGAATGGGATCGTCACCCTTTCGGTCATTGCCTCCATTCTGATCATCCTGTTCAAAGCCAGCGTCACTTTATTAATTCCGCTGTATGCCATCGGCGTGTTTCTCTCATTCACCTTGTCGCAATCTGGCATGGCGAGGCGTTGGTGGAAGATCGGACGATTAAAAGAAGGCGAAGAGATCGTTGAACAAGGCTCAACCCTCAAATACGAGGCAGGCTGGCGGCACAAAATGTTCATCAACGGGTTCGGCGCCGTCTGCACCGCCGTAGTGATGATCGTATTTGCCGTGACGAAATTCCGCGAGGGCGCGTGGATCGTATTGATCCTCATCCCCTTACTGGTGACCATCTTCTTTACCATCCATCGCCATTATAAAGAACTGGCAAAATATCTTTCCCTCGATAAGTTCGGCGGTTTGCCGCGCCGCCAGTCGCGTCACCGCGTGATCATGCCGGTGAGCAGTGTCCATCAAGGAACGCTGGAAGCCCTGCGTTACGCAAAGTTATTATCCGACGATGTGACCGCCATCCATGTTTCCATCGATCCGGCAGAGACGGAAAAGGTGCAGAAGAAATGGAAGCTCTGGGGCGAAGGGACGAGATTGGTCATCCTTGATTCTCCCTTTCGGCTTTTCGTCGAACCCCTGCTCGATTATATCGAGGATATTTTGGAACGCCGCCAGGCGAACGAGACCATCACCGTGGTTGTGCCCGAGTTCATTCCATCAAAGCGCTGGCATAATGCGTTACACATGCGCACCGCGGACCTTCTGCGGCAGGAATTATTATCAAAACATAACGTCATCGTCACCGACGTTCCTTATCAAGTTTACAAGGAAGAGAAGGAGTAA
- a CDS encoding TrkA family potassium uptake protein gives MKFIVVGCGRVGAELCYHLFTSGHQVVVVDSRREAFNRLHPDFRGRTLEGEGLAESVLERAGIQEADGLAAVTNSDTLNAVVAHTARAFYKVPNVVARNYDPNLRSVIEAFGLHTVGSTYWGAQRVEELLMNPSHRAVYSAGNGEVEVYEIIIPELWNGKTVGDLLSSLKQCYPVALSRAGRASLPEMGTTLQTGDLLNVSSTFEGIGALSALLTGKAEA, from the coding sequence ATGAAATTTATCGTTGTGGGATGCGGCCGCGTCGGCGCGGAACTGTGTTATCACCTGTTCACGAGCGGCCATCAGGTCGTAGTGGTGGATAGCCGCCGAGAAGCCTTCAACCGCCTCCATCCCGATTTTCGCGGACGCACGCTCGAAGGCGAAGGTTTGGCGGAAAGCGTGCTCGAACGCGCCGGCATTCAAGAAGCCGATGGGCTTGCCGCTGTAACGAATTCAGACACCCTGAATGCGGTTGTGGCTCATACCGCGCGCGCCTTCTACAAAGTACCCAACGTGGTGGCGCGCAATTACGACCCGAACCTGCGCTCGGTCATCGAAGCGTTTGGGTTGCATACGGTGGGTTCCACGTATTGGGGCGCGCAACGCGTGGAGGAATTATTGATGAACCCTTCGCACCGCGCGGTCTATTCCGCTGGCAACGGCGAGGTGGAAGTGTACGAGATCATCATTCCCGAATTATGGAACGGTAAAACGGTTGGAGATTTGCTGTCTTCGCTGAAGCAATGCTACCCTGTGGCGCTTTCGCGCGCCGGCAGAGCATCCTTGCCGGAGATGGGCACAACCCTTCAAACCGGCGACCTGCTCAACGTCAGTTCCACGTTCGAAGGGATTGGCGCGTTGTCGGCATTACTCACCGGAAAGGCGGAGGCGTAA
- a CDS encoding NAD-binding protein, with protein MFVLIAGGGRTGTRLASLLVNQNYKVRLIEHRRELLTHLHQELPTEVIYEGNAVDPGVLEAAGAREAHVVAAVTSEDATNLAMCFVVKTMFEVPRTIARVNNPVNAWLFNDTFKVDVALNSADVLAHLIQEEMSLGDMMTLFKIRRGHYSVVEEKVPPGAKAIGVALKDLALAEHCVIAAIIRDGVMTLPRGDSALQENDEIIAVASPEGAQKLAEILAHPVYPVRNGNKKE; from the coding sequence ATGTTCGTATTGATCGCCGGCGGCGGGCGCACGGGCACGCGCCTCGCCAGTTTATTAGTGAATCAAAATTACAAAGTCCGTCTCATCGAGCATCGGCGCGAGTTGCTCACGCACCTGCACCAGGAACTGCCCACCGAGGTGATCTATGAAGGGAACGCGGTAGACCCCGGCGTGCTCGAGGCGGCAGGCGCGCGAGAAGCGCATGTGGTTGCCGCGGTCACCAGCGAAGACGCGACCAACCTTGCCATGTGTTTTGTCGTCAAGACCATGTTCGAGGTGCCGCGCACGATTGCGCGCGTGAACAACCCGGTGAACGCCTGGCTGTTCAACGACACATTCAAGGTGGATGTGGCGTTGAACTCGGCGGATGTGCTGGCGCATTTGATCCAGGAAGAAATGTCGCTGGGCGACATGATGACGCTCTTCAAGATCCGCCGCGGACATTATTCGGTGGTGGAGGAAAAAGTGCCGCCAGGGGCAAAAGCCATTGGCGTTGCGCTCAAAGATTTGGCGTTGGCGGAGCATTGCGTGATCGCGGCGATCATCCGCGACGGTGTGATGACCTTGCCGCGCGGCGACAGCGCCTTGCAGGAAAACGACGAGATCATCGCGGTTGCCAGCCCGGAGGGCGCGCAAAAACTCGCGGAAATACTCGCGCACCCGGTCTACCCGGTCCGCAATGGGAACAAAAAAGAATAG
- the rpmH gene encoding 50S ribosomal protein L34 — protein sequence MTKRTYQPKIRRRVRVHGFRKRMATADGRAVLKRRRLRGRAQLTKTANNHVKKVRW from the coding sequence ATGACCAAACGTACGTACCAACCGAAAATTCGCCGCCGCGTGCGCGTGCATGGCTTTCGCAAGCGCATGGCTACGGCAGATGGACGCGCCGTGCTCAAGCGCCGCCGCTTGCGTGGTCGCGCGCAGTTGACCAAGACCGCCAACAACCACGTGAAAAAAGTCCGCTGGTAG
- the rnpA gene encoding ribonuclease P protein component — protein MQRKFRLTRSEDFKRVRRSGKSYAHPLVVLIVEKKQQGNLRIGVAAGRSAGTAVRRNRAKRLLREAMRTLTPSLALHADLILIARSGLASATLADTRSALLNLLQRARLISPPHES, from the coding sequence GTGCAGAGAAAATTTCGTCTGACCCGGTCTGAAGATTTCAAGCGGGTGCGGCGTTCCGGCAAGTCCTATGCCCACCCGCTTGTCGTTTTGATTGTCGAAAAAAAACAGCAAGGCAATTTGCGAATCGGGGTCGCGGCGGGGCGATCGGCCGGCACGGCTGTGCGACGCAACCGGGCAAAGCGGCTCTTGCGCGAAGCGATGCGCACGCTGACCCCAAGCCTTGCCCTTCACGCCGATTTGATCCTAATCGCCCGTTCGGGGTTAGCCTCCGCCACCCTTGCAGACACACGCTCCGCCTTGCTCAACCTGTTGCAACGCGCGCGCTTGATCTCACCCCCGCATGAATCCTGA
- the yidD gene encoding membrane protein insertion efficiency factor YidD — protein sequence MPRTIWNLPRLGLLSVIRLYQMTISKGMPANTCRFYPSCSHYGYQAIYKYGAFKGLGMATWRVLRCNPFNPGGYDPVP from the coding sequence ATGCCGCGCACGATCTGGAACTTGCCGCGTCTCGGATTGTTATCAGTGATCCGGCTTTACCAAATGACCATCTCAAAAGGGATGCCGGCAAACACCTGCCGGTTCTATCCATCTTGCTCGCATTACGGTTATCAGGCAATCTATAAATACGGCGCATTCAAAGGTTTGGGCATGGCAACCTGGCGCGTGTTACGATGTAACCCGTTCAATCCCGGGGGATACGACCCCGTCCCATAG
- a CDS encoding PQQ-binding-like beta-propeller repeat protein produces MRKKFVFISIILLAAVFLSGCTGAVAWPGLSASGDVAYLANTNTVYAVDAKSGKQLWKFSGESSGGIFSFGKSPNMYITNPVVTDDGLVIVLDSSSKHIMYALDPNDIDLEKQTPNIKWKFSAVKGLWIAPPLAIGDRLFAPNSDGKVYVLDLADGKSEKQAIEAITVSESAKEEARLWAQPVTDGERIFVTSLDKSVIAIDLETYEILWHEDLGGAVPGGAALGADGMLYVGSLAKQLERFDPVTGAHEPVLNTKGWIWGTPVASGDTLYFGDVEGYVYSFNTASGALNWEAQPDSAITASPLVYGDQVLVATESGGVYSFNADGDFEEWYKPADKGKAYTTPVVAGDFVLVAYLESDYYLVALDAESDEKWTFSGK; encoded by the coding sequence ATGAGAAAGAAATTTGTATTCATCTCTATCATCCTGCTCGCGGCTGTTTTTCTGAGCGGGTGCACAGGAGCCGTGGCATGGCCCGGTTTATCTGCCAGCGGCGACGTGGCGTATTTGGCAAATACCAACACGGTCTATGCGGTGGACGCGAAAAGCGGAAAGCAATTATGGAAGTTCTCTGGTGAAAGTTCCGGTGGAATTTTTTCGTTCGGGAAAAGCCCAAACATGTACATTACCAACCCGGTGGTCACCGACGATGGGCTGGTGATCGTGCTCGATTCGAGCAGCAAGCACATTATGTATGCGTTAGACCCGAACGATATTGATCTGGAAAAGCAGACCCCCAATATCAAATGGAAGTTTTCAGCCGTGAAGGGATTATGGATCGCCCCGCCGCTTGCCATCGGCGACCGCCTGTTCGCGCCAAACTCGGACGGCAAGGTATATGTGCTAGACCTGGCAGACGGCAAATCTGAAAAACAAGCCATCGAAGCGATCACGGTATCCGAATCAGCCAAGGAGGAAGCGCGCTTGTGGGCGCAACCGGTCACAGACGGCGAGCGTATCTTCGTCACCTCGCTGGATAAAAGCGTGATCGCCATCGATCTCGAAACGTATGAAATCCTCTGGCACGAAGACCTCGGCGGCGCGGTGCCCGGCGGCGCGGCGCTCGGAGCAGACGGGATGTTGTACGTGGGTTCGCTCGCCAAACAACTGGAACGCTTCGACCCGGTCACCGGCGCGCACGAACCGGTGTTGAATACCAAAGGCTGGATCTGGGGAACCCCGGTTGCCAGCGGAGATACTTTGTATTTTGGCGATGTGGAAGGGTATGTCTATTCCTTCAACACCGCGAGCGGCGCGCTCAACTGGGAAGCGCAACCCGACTCCGCCATTACCGCCAGCCCGCTGGTGTACGGCGACCAAGTTCTGGTCGCCACCGAATCGGGCGGCGTTTATTCCTTCAATGCCGATGGCGATTTTGAGGAATGGTACAAGCCTGCCGACAAAGGCAAGGCTTACACCACCCCTGTTGTGGCAGGCGACTTTGTGCTTGTCGCCTATTTGGAATCGGATTATTATCTCGTAGCCCTCGATGCCGAAAGCGACGAGAAATGGACCTTCTCAGGAAAGTAA